In Bacillota bacterium, the genomic stretch CGTGTACTATTTGGGCAGGTAGGGGCGTGCAGGGGCAACCCCCTGTGGTTGCCCCTGCAGGGTTATTTGTCCTCCGCGCGGATACCCATTCCCCTGCGGTCAGGGTAGGGCGGGCGTTTGGGCGGAATATATGGGTTGCGCTTCAGTTCATCCAGCATCAGCTGGATGGCGGCATCCAGCTGGGGGTCCTCGCCGTTCACCATCAGCGCAGGGTCATCGATGACCTCGATATCGGGTTCTACCCCATGCCCTTCGATACCCCAGGTGCCGTCCTTCTCATAGAACGCGAAGGTGGGGGCGGAAGTATATCCGCCGTCAATCAGGCGTGGGTTGCCGGAGATGCCTATCAGCCCTCCCCACGTGCGCGTGCCGATGAGCTTGCCCAACTTAGCCTGTCGGAAGTAGTAGGGGAAGGCATCGCCGCCCGAGCCTGCCAGACCGTTAATCAGCATGCACTTGGGACCGAAGTGCGCATCGGGTGGCCAGGGCCAGTCGTTTCCGTCGCGACGCGCCCAGTAGTTGGTCAACGGACGGTTCAGCAGTTCGATGAAGCGAGTGGGTATCTGACCACCGCCGTTCCACCGCTCGTCGATAATGAGCGCGTCCTTACCGATTTGCCCGAAGAATTGGCGCACCAGCTCGTTTTGTCCGTCGGTTCCGGTGTTGGGTACGTAGATATAGCCCACCCGCCCGTCCGTCTTTTGTTCCACGTAGGCGCGCTTGCTTTCCACCCACGCGCGGTAGCGCAGGTTGCTGTCGCTGCTCAGCAGGCGCACTGCTACCTCTCGGGCGTTCGAATCTATCACCGGCTGGTCGTTCACGGTGATGTTGACCACACGGTCTGCCATCCCCTGAAAAGCCGCCCAGGGGTCTTTGCTGGTGTCTATCGGCACACCGTTGACCGCCAGCAGGTAGTCGCCCTCTTTCACTTTCACGCCCGGCTCGCTCAGGGGTGCGCGTGCATCCGAATCCCACGGCGCACCCTGATAGATTTTGCTGATGCGGTATGCGCCACGATGCAGCTCGAAATCGCACCCCAGCAAACCAACCGATACCGAGGGAGCCTGCTCGGTGTCGCCGCCCATGTAGTAGGCATGACCGACATTCAACTCGGCAATCATCTCGCCGATGACGAAGCTCACGTCCTCGCGGCTGACGCAGTCTTCCAGCATCGGCATATAGTGGTCGCGCATGGCTTTCCAGTTCACGCCGTGCATGTTGGGGTCGTAGAAGAAGTCGCGCTGGATGCGCCAGGCGTCGGTAAATATCTGCTTCCACTCGGCGCGAGGGTCGATCATCACGTTCATCCCACTGGTGACCACAGCGTCGCCAGATGCTCCGGGTGCAGCATCCTGAATACTCGCCGCGTTGCCGCGAATCACCAGCAGCTTCTTACCATCGGCGGAGATATCGAAGGAACTCGCCCCGCTGGCGACGACCTTCTCTTCCCGCTTCTCATCGTTGAGGTCGAACAGCTTGATGGCGGGCGGTTCTTCGCTGCCGGCGACGGGCATCCGCACGAAAATCAGCTGCCCGCGGTCGTTCACCGCCAGCCTGCCGAATCGCCCGGGTTTGACCGGCAGCTGGATGGCACGCGCCTCGAAGCCCGCAACGTCGATGTGCACCTTCCCATCGGGTTTGGCAGGCGGTGCGCCCTCTGGCTTTGCAGGCTGGGCGGGTGCTGCAGGCGCTCCTCCAACCTTCTCCGCCCTCAGCTGCAGTTTCTCCCCGGTGGGGGCGGTCACCGTGCCTTCCAGGGTGTTACCCGTAATCTTTGCGTTCAGGTTCAGTACGGTGCCATCGGGCAGGGTGACGACCAGCGCCAGTTCCTTTGTGTTCGGGTTATAGGTTCCGTTCACCGATGCGCTGCCCATCGGGCTTTCCACCGTGCCGGTCACCGTGTTATTGGGTTGCAGCTGAAGCTTCGCTCTGATGCTGAGGCTACCGCCCGGTATCATGCTTCCCGATACCGTTCCGCTCCATTCGCCGCTCACCTCGTCTGTCGGCTGGGCGGGAGCAGCGGGTTTCTCCTCGCGCTTTTCGGGTTGCCCCTCTTTCGGCTGTTCTTTGCCTTTCTCACCCCATTTCTCCTCATCGGTTTTGGGCAGGAAAGGTGAGGTCATGTCTGCCCGCAGAGGCACCGCCAGCAGAACCTGCGTGCCCGCGTATATCCACGTGGTGCCCAGGTCCTCGTAGAACGGGCGGAAGTGGCGATGGCTTACGAAGTACAGGTAGTCGCCCTTGCGGTCAAACACGGGCGAGCTGTCATTGAACATACCGCTGGTGACCTGCACCTTTTGCTCGGTATCCACGTTGTACAGCCATATCTCGGAACTGCGGCTGCGCTCTCCGGTTTTGGCGTAGGCTATCCATTGACTGTCAGATGACCAGCTGGGCGACGGGGCTACCGCCCACGGGTCTTTGTCTACCAGCCTCACCCGACCGCTATCCATACCGTAGATGTACAGCGCGCCCGTCTTGTCGGAGAAGGCGATGAACTTCGAATTGGGTGACCAGACGGGGTTGTAGCGGAAGCACGCGCCGTCGGTAGTTAGCCGTTTGGGCTCGCCTTTGCCGTCGGACTGCATGATATACAGCTCGTATTCGCCGGTGGCATCGGAGAAGTAGGCAATCCACTGTCCGTCCGGGCTCCAGGCGGGGTCGCGTTCTGCCACGCCACTGGTGCGGGTGAGATTGCGTGGAGAGCCGTTTTTGGCGGGAAGTGTCCAGATGTCGCCGCGCGCCTCCACCACCGCACGCTTGCCGGTTGGTGAGATGCCCCAGCCGAAGATGAAGCGGCTGGCGTCCACCGCCCGAGGGCGCAGCGTGGGGCGGGCGCCCGGAATCTGCACCTGAACCGGTTGCGCCTTGCGCGTGGCAAGGTTCAGCAGATACAGGTGGGAACCCTGCTGGAAGACGATTTCGCCCTCGCCTCTGTCTCCCGGTCCGATAGAAGGCCACTTCACATCGAAATCTTTAAAGCGGGTAATCTGTTCGCGCTTGCCGGTGCGGGTGTCGTATACCCAGATGTTCAGGCGGTGTTCCGGTCCGGCGTCGGACAGGTAGTACACCTTTTCGCCATGCCACATGGGCAGGGTATCGGTACCCTCCCAGTCGGTGATGCGTCTGGACTGTTTGGTGCGCAGGTTGAACAGCCAGATATCGGTTGCCATACCGCCGCGATAGCGCTTCCACGTCGCGTTGTCAGTGGAATGCGGAGTATAAGCAAGCCATACCCCGTCGCTGCTCAGGCTACCGTTCACCCCATAGGGAATCGGCAGTTTCTCGGGCAGACCACCTTTCACGGAGGTGGTATACATCTTCATACCCGGTCCGAAACCGCTCAGGTTGGATGCCGAGAAAATCAATCTGTTGCCGTCGGGCGTCCACTCGCTCAGCCACTCGAAGGACGGGTGATGGGTTACCCGATAGGGAATGCCTCCCTCTACCGGCACCGTGTAGATGTCGCGGTTGCCGTCGTAGTTGCCCACGAAAGCAACGGTTTTGCCGTCCGGGCTGAAGCGTGGGAAGGATTCCTGCCCCGGCGGATTTGCCAGAGGCACAGCCAGTCCGCCCGACTTCGGCACCAGCCACAGGTCGTTGGCGTAGACGAAGACAATGTGCGTTGCGCTCACATCGGGGTAGCGCAGCATACCAGGGTGGGGAATAGTGGTCTCCTGTGCAACGGTTCCCCGGCTCACCATCAGGCACAACCACACCCCAATCGCCGTCAGCCATACAGTGGTTCTGCTTTCCATACTCCTCTCCTGTTTGAACACGTGGTGACGTTTATTTCGCTGTTTGGCTGCATCTTTACTGCGAAAGCGCAGACGTCATACTCAGACACCGTGGCAGGAGATAAGGTTTCGGAGGGCGAGACAGGCAGGACACCGTCCCTTTCGTGCCCAACTGGATAACCACACAGATGCTGACACGAAGGGGGAACGGCAATGGCGCAGCGCACCTGCACCTACGTGGTGCCCGGCTTTCATTCCGATGTGGTGTGGCTGGAGGACCAGCGCGATTACGCAGTGAGCCTGCTGGGCGATATGCACCAGAACCTGCAGATTCTGCGTGTGGACCCGCACTACGGCGTTTTTTTGCATGAGTTGACCTACCTGAAACCCTATTTAGACACACACCCGGAAGCATTGCCCGAAGTGCGCCGCTGGATACAGGAGGGGCGCATCGGCACGGGCGGCTCGCACAGCCAGCCCACCGAGACGGTCATCGGCGGCGAGGGCATCGTGCGCAACATCCTGTACGGACGCTGGTACCACGAGGGCGTGCTGGGCGACCAGCCGTGGATATACATGCCCTGGGACGTGTTCGGACACACGGCGCAACTGGGGCAGATTCTGCGTAAGTCGCGCTTTCGAGGGTGCATTTGGAGTAAAGACATTCGCGGTGCGCTGGCGGTGTTCTGGCATCTCGCGCTGGACGGCGAGCCGCTGCTGTTCAAACGCATGGGCTACTGGTTTCCCAGCAGCGACCCCGATACCTTCCTGAAGGCAATAAACGACTTCTTTCAGGAGATGCGCTCGCTGGGCTTCACCGCCGACTGCCGTCTGGACTGCGTGGACTTCAAGCCGCCCACCGCGTGGATTGCCGGACGTTGCGACGAGCTGGCGCGGCGCGAACACGCCGTCCTCATCAGCGGCATCGGACATGAGCAGTGGTTCGAACACGCCTTCCACCAGCATGAGGAGCGCACTGTCTCCATACCCGTCACTGCCCGCGATTATGAGTGGCACCATCAGGGCACGGGGCTGTCGCGCATCGAGCTGAAAATCGCCAACCGTCTGGCGGAACAGAGCCTGCAGCAGGCAGAGTTTTTTGCTACCGTTGCCCACCTGCTGGGCGCGGAATATCCCGACAAAGCACTGGACAAGGCGTGGCGGCAAATCCTGTTCAACCAGCATCACGATGGCATCGCGGGGCCGTCCTGCGACCGCGCTTTTCTGGACATGATGGCGGGCTTCCGCGAGGCGCTGGAGCTGGCGCACGACGTGCGCACCCGCAGCCTGCGCTACATCTGCGACCAGACCGACACCGCCTACACCGCCCCGCCGCCTACTGTCATCGCGTTACAGGTGCATAACGCGCTGAACTGGAGCCGCACTGACGCCGTGCGGGTGACCCTGCGCTTCCCCAAACCGGTCAGCGGATTCCGCATCGAGGACTCGCAGGGCAACAGCGTGCCCTGCCAGCTGGAATCGCCCATCCCGCCGCGCCTGCCCCTGCGTGAGGCGGAGGTGACCCTGCTGGCGAAGGACATCCCGCCGATGGGTTTTCGCACCTACCGCGTGGTGGAGACCGATGTCCTGCCTCCCGCGCCCCAGCTAATCCCCGGCTACACTATCGAGAACGAGTACTTCCGCGTCACCGCCGACCCGCAGCTGGGGGGTGGACTGAGCAGTATCGTCGACAAGCTGGCGGAGCGCGAGGTGCTCAACCTGCAGGCAGGACCGGGCAATGAAATCGTCGCGCTGCTGGAGAAGGCGGACCGCGCGGAACCCGCCTGGGAGTGCTACACGCTGGGACCGAAGTGGTTCTCCCGCGACTACGCGGCAACGGTACAGGCGTTTCAGGGACCTGTGCAATCGCGGCTGGTGATTCGCGGCGAGATGCGTTCCTGCGAGCGCGAGCAGGTGGTGACTTTAACGCAGGGCGTGCGTCGGATCGACTTCGCCACCCAGTTGCAACGATACCGCGGCGAGAACGAACTGTTCGTGGTGACCTTCCCCGTGAACGTGCAAAACGCGGAGCCGGTGTTCGAAGAGCGGTTCGGAGCCATCACCAAGCGCAAGAGCAAGGGCAAGCTGGACTTCCGCTTCCACCAGTGGCGCAACTACTCGGAGTGCGGCGCGCGGCACGCCTGCCAGTGGGTAGACCTGTCAGGCGCAGCATGGGTGCGCTTCACCGATGACCAGCAACGTCCGTTCGGCATGTGCCATTTGGTGACCTCGCACCATCCCGCCAGCGTGCAGGCGGCATACATCCTGCAACGTGCGCTGATTCGTAAGGGCATCCCCTGCACTCCCGTCTATGACGACTTCGACGCACCACGCCGACTGCAGCTGCCGGTGGAAGACACCATTCTGCCCTTCCCCAACAATCCCAACGAAGACCTGTC encodes the following:
- a CDS encoding PDZ domain-containing protein, with the protein product MESRTTVWLTAIGVWLCLMVSRGTVAQETTIPHPGMLRYPDVSATHIVFVYANDLWLVPKSGGLAVPLANPPGQESFPRFSPDGKTVAFVGNYDGNRDIYTVPVEGGIPYRVTHHPSFEWLSEWTPDGNRLIFSASNLSGFGPGMKMYTTSVKGGLPEKLPIPYGVNGSLSSDGVWLAYTPHSTDNATWKRYRGGMATDIWLFNLRTKQSRRITDWEGTDTLPMWHGEKVYYLSDAGPEHRLNIWVYDTRTGKREQITRFKDFDVKWPSIGPGDRGEGEIVFQQGSHLYLLNLATRKAQPVQVQIPGARPTLRPRAVDASRFIFGWGISPTGKRAVVEARGDIWTLPAKNGSPRNLTRTSGVAERDPAWSPDGQWIAYFSDATGEYELYIMQSDGKGEPKRLTTDGACFRYNPVWSPNSKFIAFSDKTGALYIYGMDSGRVRLVDKDPWAVAPSPSWSSDSQWIAYAKTGERSRSSEIWLYNVDTEQKVQVTSGMFNDSSPVFDRKGDYLYFVSHRHFRPFYEDLGTTWIYAGTQVLLAVPLRADMTSPFLPKTDEEKWGEKGKEQPKEGQPEKREEKPAAPAQPTDEVSGEWSGTVSGSMIPGGSLSIRAKLQLQPNNTVTGTVESPMGSASVNGTYNPNTKELALVVTLPDGTVLNLNAKITGNTLEGTVTAPTGEKLQLRAEKVGGAPAAPAQPAKPEGAPPAKPDGKVHIDVAGFEARAIQLPVKPGRFGRLAVNDRGQLIFVRMPVAGSEEPPAIKLFDLNDEKREEKVVASGASSFDISADGKKLLVIRGNAASIQDAAPGASGDAVVTSGMNVMIDPRAEWKQIFTDAWRIQRDFFYDPNMHGVNWKAMRDHYMPMLEDCVSREDVSFVIGEMIAELNVGHAYYMGGDTEQAPSVSVGLLGCDFELHRGAYRISKIYQGAPWDSDARAPLSEPGVKVKEGDYLLAVNGVPIDTSKDPWAAFQGMADRVVNITVNDQPVIDSNAREVAVRLLSSDSNLRYRAWVESKRAYVEQKTDGRVGYIYVPNTGTDGQNELVRQFFGQIGKDALIIDERWNGGGQIPTRFIELLNRPLTNYWARRDGNDWPWPPDAHFGPKCMLINGLAGSGGDAFPYYFRQAKLGKLIGTRTWGGLIGISGNPRLIDGGYTSAPTFAFYEKDGTWGIEGHGVEPDIEVIDDPALMVNGEDPQLDAAIQLMLDELKRNPYIPPKRPPYPDRRGMGIRAEDK